The sequence GTGGCGGACTACCGCCGCCTGCGCGTGATGGCGATCAAGCCCTCGTAGCGATACCTAACGCTCGGCGATGGGCAGGGACCATCCACCGTCCACTGTCCCATCATGCCTTCTCTGCGTCGGCCTCGGGATCCGCCTTGGCTGCGGGTTTCGCGTTCGTTGGGCAGGCCTTGTTGGTGCACTTGATGCCCATCAGGCGCCGGCCCATGCGGTCTTCTCCCAGGTTATATCCGCACGTATCGCAGAATTTATCCGGCAGCGGTTTGTAGAACGTCGTGAAGTCGCACTCGGGATAGCGCGAGCACCCGTAGAATTTGTAATCCTTGCCGGCTTTGCTCTTTGATTTCTTCTCCACGATCTCGCCCGTGCAGCCTTCGCGCGGGCATTCGACGCCGATTTTTACGGTGATCGGCCGCGTGTACTTGCAGTCCGGGAATCCGCTGCAGCCGATGAATTCGCCGAACCGGCCCTGACGGATATGCAGTTCCTTGCCACACTCCGGGCAGACCTCTCCTTCGAGGACCTTCGGCGTCATCTTCACCCGTTCCGCCTCGGTTTCGGCCTTGCCGATGGCGATTTCGAACGGCACATAGAATTCCCTGACAATCGCAACCCAGTTCTCGCTGCCGTCTTCCACGCGGTCAAGCCGGCCTTCCATACCGGAGGTGAACTGCACGTCAACGATCTTCGGGAAGTGCTTCACAAGGAGGTCGTTCACGGCGAAGCCCAGCTCGGTGGGATAGAACCGCTTCTCGCGCAGTTCCACATAGCCCCGATCCTGAACGGTGCCGACGATGGTGGCGTACGTGCTCGGCCGGCCGACGCCGTTTTCCTCCAGCGTTTTTACAAGCGTGGCCGGATTATAGCGGGGCAGCGGTTCCGTGAAATGCTGCCGCGGAGTGATGCCCAACAGGTCCAGCAGGTCATGCGCCGCGAGCGCGGGTAGCTTCTGCGCGAATTCGTCCTCGGTCTTCTCGTCTTCATCCTTGGCGACCGTGTAGACGCGGCGGAAGCCATCGAAGATCTGCACCGTGCCGCTGGCCCGGAACAGAAAGGCGGATCCGTCGTGCGTGGCATGCACGTCCACGGTCGTCACTTCATCAACACCGCTGTGCATCTGACTTGAGACGAAGCGCTTCCAAATGAGATCGTACATCTTGAACTGCTCGGTGGTCAGACGAGCCTTGATGGCTTCGGGACGGCGAAACGCGCTGGTGGGGCGGATCGCTTCGTGCGCATCCTGCGCCGTATTGCGACTCCTGTAGACCCTAGGAGACAAAGGCGCGTACTTCGCGCCGTAAGTCTCCGTGATGAAGTGCAGTGCCTCTTCCTGGGCTTCCTTCGCTACGCGAGTGCTGTCGGTACGCATATAGGTAATCAGGCCAACGCTGCCCTCCGCGCCCAGGTCCACGCCTTCGTACAACTGCTGCGCGATCGCCATCGTCTTCTTGTTGCTCATCCCCAGTTTGCGGCTGGCTTCCTGTTGCAGGGTGCTGGTGATGAAGGGGGCATAGGGGTTGACCTTGCGCTCCGACTTCTTGACGGAACCGACGCTCCAGGCGGAGCCCTTCAGTGCGGCGAGTACGTCGTCCGCTTCGGCCTGGTTATGGAGCTCCAGCTTTTCGCGCGTTCCGACGCGGCCGATCAATTTGGCGTCGAACGGGTGCTTTTTCGCCTGCGGGGTGACGCTGGCGGTGATGCTCCAGTATTCCACCGGCACGAAGGCCAGGATTTCGCGCTCACGGTCGCAAATGAGGCGCAGGGCCACGCTCTGTACGCGGCCGGCGCTCAGATTGCGCTTGATCTTCTTCCACAACAGCGGGCTCAGCTTGTAGCCGACGAGCCGGTCCAGCACGCGTCGCGCCTGTTGAGCATCGACCCGTCCCTTGTCCACAGTGCGCGGATGGCGGATGGCTTCCTCGACGGCGGACCGGGTGATCTCGTTGAACTGGATCCGCACGGCGTTCTTCAGGTGCAGCGCCTCGGAGAGGTGCCACGCGATCGCTTCACCCTCGCGATCGGGGTCGCTTGCCAGGAAGACCGTTTCCTTGTCCTTGGCAGCTTCCCTCAGGTCTTTGATGACCTTCGTTTTGTCCGGGATGATGGTGTAAGTTGGGGCGAAGTCGTTGTCCACGTCTATGCTGAGTTTGGATTTCGGCAGGTCCCGGACGTGTCCCATGCTCGCTCGGACGTCATAGCCCGGGCCGAGGATGTTCTTCAGCGTCTTTATCTTCGCGGGCGATTCAACAATGATCAGGGACTTGGACATGTACTGGGTCTGCACTTTCAGGTCCGAACGGACCGCTGCGGCGAGGCGCTTTCGAACACGCGACGCCCGCCTTCGTTGCGTTCCTATGAGCGGTGGAACGCCCGGAACCGCATCATAGTAGCACAGGCAACGGTTTCGGTGTTAGGCGCCGGGCGCCGGGGACCGAATCCCGATACCTGACGCCCGCCACCCAACAGGTGCCATAATACGTTCCGGGAGGACACGGAATGAAATTCGCCGGATGGACACGAGAAGACTTCGCAGCGTTCCATATCACTGATTTCGATGAACGCATGGCGGTTCTTCGTGATCGGATCCAGCCGAAGTTGGACGCGCTTGGAATCGACCTGGTGGGACTGCTGCAAGCCGAAACCGGCACGGAGTGGTATCACCATGTTGCCAAACATATGCGGCGCAGCGTCAATTTGCCTTTGGACACGTGGGTAGCCCTGAACCGCGCGAAAAAGGGCTACAAGGCAACGGTCCACTTTGGGGTAGGTTTGAGCGCCCTGGGCGCGAACGCCTGCCTGGTAGTGAAGCAGGAGTGTGTGGAGCGGGAGTCATTCGCCGCCGGCATCGAGCGTGAGGTGGGCGTGATCTGCCCGCTCCTCGCCGCGTCCGGCAATCTCTACATCGGTGATGTCCCCAACGCCGCGGAAGAAGAGATGCTGCCTGCGAAATCAGCTGGCGTGGATGACTGGATAAAGCGGGCCGAGTGGCTCCGCAACCGTAAGATGTACGAGTTTGAGATGGGCTATCGGATCCCCGTCGAGGAAGCCTGCGCACTGGGCAGCGAATTGCCGCAGACTACCCTGAAGCTCATCCGGGAGATGCTCCCGCTATATCAGGCGGGCATATCAACCAGATAACCGGCAAAACGTCCGGCGCACATTCACCGAATCCGCGCTGAGCAGGCGGCCAGGCCAGTGTGCACATTTCCTGGACGAATGGTATAATACATCAGTAAATGCGCTTGCCGGGGCCGCTATCAAGGCGCCGGTTACGGCGAAAGAGAAGAGGTAGTCCATGGAGAAGAAGCGAGGGTTCACACTGATCGAACTGCTGGTGGTGATCGCAATTATCGCAATCCTGGCCGCCATCTTGTTCCCAGTGTTTGCCAAGGCCCGCGAACGGGCTAAGCGGATGAATTGCGCCAGCAATCTTAAGCAGATCGGCATCGCCGTGAACATGTACGCAACGGACAACGATGAGTTCGTCTACGCCCAGGTCTACAACAACTACTGGGGCGCCGGAGTCGGCACTTGCCCGGTGCCCGCCACGGGGTATCCTCAGCAATTCTGGGGCACCGTATACCTTCCGTATGTCAAGAGCGCGGAGATCTTCGCCTGCCCCGATGACGGGGCGAACGGCGAGCCCAAGGGATACCTTCAGAACACGAAAAAGTGGTCCGTAACAGGCATGTCGGAAGCTGCCAAACAGAGCAGTTATGCATATGTGGGCCTGAACATCTGGGATAAAAGCCTGGATGGCGTGTCGGCAATCTCCACCGTCGCCAACAAACCCGGTCCGTACCGCCGAAAGATCTCCCATCAGCAGAACGCGGACATCAACATTTCGGGTATGAAACTGAAGGATGCCCTCTGGCTTGCCGCGGACAAGGACTTTATCGGCACCGGCGGCCGCCTGGCCACGACGCACGGTCGAGGCACGGACCCCAACAACGCGCTCACCGGCGTCAGCAGCAACAGCCTTTACCTGGACAGTTCCGTACACTGGTCCTCCGACTGGCTGCACTGATTCAAGCGGGAGTTCACGCCGAGGAGGCCGCCCGATTGGGCGGCCTCTCTGTTTGCGGCGTTCGTATTCGAGGGGATTCGGGGCTATCCCAGAATCGCGGACACGCGGGTACAAAGAGCGTAGAGATCGGCAGGCGCCTCCTCCACTCCCGGTTGCGCGGCGAAGCCGGGCGCCGCTTGTGAAACGCTTCCCCCAACCAGCAGCACCGGCGCCGGACCCGCGAGGGCGGCCTTGGCCAGCCCGGCGGCAACAGCCTTCACGGCCGGGAGCCGGTCCTCGCCGGCTGCCGAAACGAGAACGACCTTCGATTCCAGTTGAATCGCGCTGTCCACGATGCCATCCGCCGGTACATCGACGCCGAGGAACGCAACGTTGTATCCCTCAGCGGCGAGGAAATCCGCCGCCATCTGCGCCGCGATACCGTTGAACTCACCCTCGACGCACGCGATGACGACCTCGCAGTTCCCGGCCTTGCGCAAGGGAACGCGCAGCGAGCCGACGTGGCCCATCAGTCTCTCCACGAAATGGTTGATCGTGTGCTCCTGTGCAACGGAAATCTCGCCCGCGGCCCGCATGCCGGCGACCTTGACCAGAACCGGAGCAAAAACGCGCGTGTATAGATCCTGCCATGGGAGGCCCTCACCCAGAGCCCGGTCCACGCTGGACCGAACCGCTTGATGGTCACCCAACAGCACATTCTGCTCAAATGCTGGTCGAACCTCATCCAGTATCGCAGTGCGGTCTGCCTCCGTGAGCTCCTGGCTCACCGGCGACAGTAATAACGCCCGGACCAGGTCCGGACTGACGATTCGGTAGAATACCCGTCGCCCATCCCTCTGCGCAACGACAAGGCCCAACTCTCGCAGGCGGGCGAGATGATTGGACACATTTGGTTGAGACAGCTTCGTCTCAATCACGACATCTCCAACAGATCGTGGGCCACCCTCCAGCGCTCGCAAGACTGCGGCGCGGGATCCTCCCACCATTTTTTCAAGCGTTCGCTCCAAGACTTTACTCCCTGCATTCCGCGACGGGCGAAGCCCCATTGCTCCGCCGTGACACACGCGGCTTATCATTGGCATTATATATCGTGGAATACCAATGAATAATAAGGAATATTCCGGGTTGCTGCCGGGTGTGAATCTTTTCTTGATTTCGCCGGGCCCGATGGCCGACCTTTTCTTTGACGAGACAACTCCGTCTTGAGGTCCATCGCTTCACGCCGCCTGTCTTGGCCTATAATCCGATAGGCTGTGATATGGCCGGCATCGACCGCGAAATGGGACTAATCACACACGGCGCGAACACCTGGGAGAAAGGCAGAGCACATGATCTACTTCAGCGCGTGGTACCGCAAAGAGACCGAAGGGGCTTCGCTGGACGCAAACTACCCCGACTGGGTCGTCTACGCCATCGACGAACCCGAAGCCCGGGAGAAGGTGCTCGAATGCGTGGGCCGGACGGAACCCGAACGCGGATTCAGCGTATTTCTGCAGCCGATTGAGGATGAAGACGCGGGGACCATCGCGTTTGCCACCGCGCGGCAAAGCGGGCAGGCTCTCTAGCCGAGGCGCGCGGGGCCTCCGCGGCGCCGCCGATTTCATCGTGGTGACTTTGCCGGATCACAACGCGCCCTCCGGGGTGTCTGTACCATCCGCCCGGGAAGGCTCGGGATGGTAGTCGCACTCCGACGCTGGCTTATCGGGCGCCCTATCGCCAGTGAGCGAGCGGGTGAAGAACGCCTCGGCAAGCTGCTTGCCCTGCCGATTTTCGCCTCCGATGCTCTCTCTTCGGTGGCCTACGCCACCGGCGAGATTATGGCGGCGCTCCTCCTGGCCGGTTCGAACAAGCTGTTCCTGACCTTCCCCATCAGCCTGGCCATCGTGGCTCTCCTCGCGATCGTGGCGACGTCCTACCGCCAAACCATCATCGCGTACCCCGGTGGAGGCGGCGCTTACATCGTTGCGCGCGACAACCTCGGCATCGTGGTCGCCCAGGTGGCAGGCGCGGCGCTGATGATCGACTACATCCTCACCGTGGCCGTGTCCGTATCCTCCGGAGTTGCCGCCATCGACTCGCTGTTCTTCGTCAAGTACGGCACCCACGTTAACGTGGTCATGGTATGTCTCGCCACGGTCGCTTTAGTGACAGTCATCAACCTGCGCGGCGTTCGGGAAAGCGGCGTTATCTTCGCGTTTCCAACGTATGCCTTCATCGCGATCGCGGTCATCTTGATCGGCACCGGGCTTTGGCAGTATTTCGGGCACACCCTCCAGGAGGCCCACCCCCAGGCGGCGTTCGCCGCAGCCCGGGTTGAAGGGCACGCAGACGAGAGAGTGAAGGACATGGGATTGTTTTTACTCCTCCATGCCTTCGCCTCAGGGTGTGCGGCTATGACCGGCGTGGAGGCAATATCCAACGGTGTGACCGCGTTCAAGGAACCGGCCGCCCGCAACGCCGCCAAGACCATGATCTGGATGGCCTCTATCCTCGCTTCGATTTTTCTGGGTCTGACTTTCCTTGCCGTGCACTGCAACGTTCTTCCGGAAGCGGCCATTGGATTCGGTAAGGAAACCACGATGTCGCAGATGGGGCGCACCATCCTCGGCACCGGCCCCCTTTACTGGTGGCTGCAGGTCGCCACCGCCCTGATCCTGGTGCTGGCCGCCAACACCAGTTTCGCCGGCTTCCCCCGTCTCGCCGCACTCATCGCAAGGGACAACTTTCTGCCGAAGCAATTGAGCAGCGTGGGCGATCGGTTGGTTTACGACCGCGGTATCATCAGCCTGGCGGTCCTTTCAGGCACGCTCATCTGGTGGCGCCGGGCCGATGTCCATCTCTTGATTCCTCTGTACGCCGTGGGCGTGTTCCTTTCCTTCACTATCTCCCAGACGGGCATGGTGCTTCGCTGGCGCCGTCTGCGTTCACCCGGTTGGCGCACGAAGGCATTTGTGAATGGCCTCGGCGCTGTCGCCACACTGATCGTGCTGAGTGTGATCGCGTACGTGAAGTTCCTGAGCGGCGCCTGGCTGGTTGTCCTCCTGATTCCGGTGCTGGTGCTGCTGTTCTTGCGAATACACGCCCACTACACGTCCGTCAAACAGCAATTGGCAGTTCTGCCGGCGTCGAGGTCTCTCAACAAGCCTCCTCCAAAGCACGTCGTTCTGGTGCTCGTGCCAGGCGTAACCAGGGGCGCCATTGAAGCCATTGACTACGCCCGCTCTCTGGCCGGCGATTGCCGCGCCATCCATATCGAAACGAACCCGGAGAATACACCCGCCTTCCGCGATGCCTGGCTGGAGAACTGCCCCGACGTGCCGTTGGTCATCCTGGAAGCGCCGTTTAGGACGGTCGTCGAGCCGCTCACCGCATACCTTGACGAGGTTCAACGCGAGACACCCAACACGCGGGTAACGGTCGTGGTTCCGGAGTTTGTCGCGCCGCGCTGGTGGCAGAACCTCCTTCATGGTCACACGGGTCTCGTCATCAAGCTGGCTATGCTCAACCGCAAAAACGTTGTCCTCACAAATGTCCGGTACCACCTGGAAGACGAGAAGGTCTCGCTGCAGGATATGCTGGACATGGATCACGACTATGTGGAGCATATGTGAGGGTTCAGGTGTCGCTGATCGGAATGTGTCGTTATATCCTCCCAACCAGCCCCGCGACCCGGCGCCCGCACGCGGTTTGTCTTGCTTTTCGCATACTGCGCAGGCATTATAAGTAGGTTGGATGCTTGATAGTGATGTATAGCTGGTGAGGCCCACGACACCTCGCAGCGGTGGAGTGGTTGGCATGATAATACCTTTGCGGCGCCTGATCGTTGGAAAGCCGCTGGAGAGCGCGCGGGCGGCGCACGAGAAAATACCGCCGATCCTGGCACTGCCGGTGTTCGCCTCGGACGCACTCTCGTCGGTGGCTTACGCAACCGGCGAGATCATGGCTGCCCTGCTGGTGGCCGGCCCGGCCTTGCTTCACCTCACGATCTGGATCAGCCTCGCGATCGTGGTCCTGCTCGCTATTGTGGCCACGTCCTATCGCCAGACGGTGCTGGCGTACCCCGGAGGGGGCGGCGCATACATCGTAGCGCGCGATAACCTCGGAGTCGTTCAGGCTCAGGTAGCCGGCGCCGCTTTGCTGGTGGACTACATCCTCACCGTCGCCGTCTCGATTTCATCCGGTGTCGCAGCCATCGAATCCCTGCTAAAGACGCAGTACGGATTTGAGGTGGCGGTTGTGCCGGCGTGTCTCGCATGCGTCGCTATCGTAACGCTGGTGAACCTCCGCGGCGTCAAGGAGAGCGCCAAGGCGTTTGCGCTGCCAACGTACGCATTCATCACCATCGTCTACATCCTGTGCGCCATCGGGCTGTATCACTTCTTCCACGGGACGCTGGGAGTTGCGCATGCGGGGAATGTGTTCGATGCGGCCCTGCCGGGCAGGGAAGGCCATTTCGACCAACCGGAGGCCCTGCAGGGGGTGGGGTTGTTCCTCATCCTCCACGCATTCGCCTCCGGATGTACGGCCCTCACGGGCGTCGAGGCAATCTCGAACGGCGTGACGGCATTCAAGCAGCCTGCTGCGCGAAACGCCGCCAAGACGATGACCTGGATGGCCGCCATCCTCGGCTCCATGTTCCTCGGGCTATCCTTCCTCGCAGTGCACGTGAACGCCCTGCCCGAGACCGTCGTGCCCACCGCGCTGAACAACGGCGGCGAAACGGTGCTGTCCCAGGTGGGCCGCGCCGTGCTGGGCGGCGGGCCGGTCGCAGACTTCCTCTACTTCTGGCTGCAGATTTCCACGGCGCTTATCCTGGTCCTCGCCGCCAACACCAGTTTCGCCGATTTCCCGCGCCTCAGCGCGCTGCAGGCGCACGACGGCTTCCTCCCGAAACAGCTCACGAACGTGGGAGACCGTCTCGTTTTCGATCGGGGAATCCTGACGCTTGGCATGTTCGCTTGCGCCCTCATCTGGAAGTTCCACGGGGACGTGCACAACCTGATCCCCCTCTATGCGGTTGGCGTCTTCCTGTCTTTCACCCTCTCCCAGGCCGGGATGGTCAAGCGATGGTTCCGACTGAAATCGCCGGGCTGGCACCTCAAAGCGGCCGTGAATGGCCTGGGCGCCATCGTGACCAGTGTGGTATTGCTGGTGTTCGGCGTCGTGAAATTCGCGGGCGGAGCGTGGATCGTCATTGTCTTGATACCCACGCTTGTGCTGATCTTCTTCCGCATCCACGCCCATTACGCGTCGGTAGACAGGGAAATGGCCGAGATCCTGCCGGACCTCGATGAATCGGCGCCACCCCAGCACGCCGTTCTCGTCCTCGTGCCGGGACCGACCCGAGGCGCCCTGCAAGCGGTGAACTATGCCCGCTCGCTGGCCGGAGACTGCCGCGGCATCCACATTGAACTCCACCCGGAGAGCACGCCGCACCTGCGCGACGTGTGGCTGAGCCATTGCGGATCGGTTCCGCTGGTGATCCTCGAAGCACCGTACCGCGACGTCGTCAGCCCGCTGATGGCTTATCTGGACGAAGTCCAGAAGGAGACGCCGCGAACACAAATCACCGTGGTCATCCCCGAATTCGTCTCGACCAGGTGGTGGCAGAACCTGCTGCACGGCCACACAGGGCTCGTCCTCAAGTTCGCGATGCTGGGACGGCAGAACGTCGTCGTCACGAACGTGCGCTACCACCTGAAAGACGAAAGGGTATCTCTGCGGGACATGTTTGACGTGGGCGACGAGTACGCGGGCCATATGTGAGCCGTGAACCGCGGAGCCTGATCGCCACCGAACGGCATCCCATGCCAGGCGCCTGCAAACCCCATACCGCACCCGCTTGCTTTTATGTTGGTTCGCGAGTAGGATGGGTTGGTTGACTCAAATTGGGGGGTTGCTGACGAGGTCCACGACACTTCGCAGCGGCGGAGTGGTACGAATGATGATACCTTTGCGGCGCCTTATCGTAGGGCGTCCGCTGGAAAGCGCCCGGGCAGCGCACGAAAAACTGCCCCCTTTGCTGGCGCTGCCGGTTTTCGCATCGGATGCGCTGTCTTCCGTGGCCTACGCCACGGGCGAGATCATGGCGGCACTGCTCCTTGCCGGCCCTCTGTACCTCCACATCACCATCCCGATCAGCGTCGCCATCGTGGTGCTCCTCGCGATCGTCGCTACTTCGTACCGGCAGACGGTGATGGCTTACCCCGGCGGCGGGGGCGCGTATATCGTGGCGCGCGACAACCTGGGAGTGGTTGCGGCGCAGACGGCGGGCGCCGCGCTGCTGATTGACTACATCCTCACGGTCGCGGTCTCGGTTTCCTCGGGTGTCGCGGCGATTGAGTCACTGCTGAAGACCCAACACCAGATAGCGGTGCCCGTGGTGCCGATCTGTCTCGCTTGCGTGGCGCTCATCACGATGGTGAACCTGCGAGGCGTGAAGGAGAGCGGCAAGGCGTTCGCCCTGCCCACGTACGCCTTCATCGTCATCGTGTACGTTCTGTGCGGACTGGGGCTGTACCAATACGCCCATGGGTCGCTGGCGCTTGCCCATTCGCCGGAGGTTTTCCGCAGCGCACTGCCTGCGCTCGACCGGAACCCAACCCAGGCGGCCGATTTCAAGATGCTGGGTCTTTTCCTCATCCTGCACGCCTTCGCCTCGGGGTGTACGGCGCTCACCGGCGTGGAGGCGATCTCGAACGGCGTGACGGCGTTCAAGCACCCCGCCGCCCCGAATGCCGCGAAGACCATGGTCTGGATGGCAGTCATCCTCGGTTCGATGTTCCTCGGCCTTTCCTTCCTCGCGGTCCATGTGAACGCCCTGCCCGAAACCGTCGTCCCCACGGCGGCGAACAACGGCGGCGAAACGGTGCTGTCCCAGGTGGGCCGCGCCGTGCTGGGGCCAGGGCACTTGGCGCACATCCTGTACTACTGGCTGCAGATTGCCACCGCCCTGATTCTCGTGCTGGCGGCGAATACCAGTTTCGCCGACTTCCCCCGTCTGGGCGCGCTTCACGCGAACGATGGCTTCCTGCCGAAGCAGTTGACCAACGTGGGAGACCGCCTGGTCTTTGACCGGGGCATCATCACCCTGGGTGTGCTTGCCTGCATCCTCATCGCTCACTTTCGCGGCGACGTACACAACCTGATCCCGCTGTACGCGGTGGGAGTATTCCTGTCGTTCACGCTCTCGCAGGCCGGCATGGTGAAGCGGTGGTTCCGACTTCGGTCCCCCGGGTGGCGGTGGAAGGCCATGGTAAACGGCCTCGGCGCGATCGTGACGTTCGTCGTGCTCCTGGTGTTTGGCGTGGTCAAGTTCGCGAGCGGCGCGTGGATCGTCGTTCTCCTGATCCCCATTTTGGTGGTGATATTCTTCCGGATCCACGCCCACTACGACTCCGTTGACCGGCAGATGGTGGTCATTCCGTCCGATCTGGAGGACACCACGCCGCCACAGCACGCGGTTCTGGTGCTTGTGCCAGGCGCCACACGGAGCGCTTTGCAGGCCGTCAAGTATGCCCGGTCTGTGGCGGGAGAATGCCGGGCAATCCACGTTGAGGTCCACCCGGAAAAAACGCCGAATCTCCGGAACTTCTGGATGAAACTGGGCGGTCAGGTGCCCCTCGTTATCCTCGAGTCGCCGTTCCGGGACGTGGTAGGACCCTTGATGGCGTATCTTGACGAAGTGCAAACGGAAACGCCAAACACGCAGATCACGGTCGTCATCCCGGAATTCGCAGCAGCCAGATGGTGGCAGAACCTGCTGCACGGACACACCGGCCTCGTGTTGAAATTCGCGTTACTGCGCCGAAAGAACGTCATCGTGACGAACGTACGCTATGAACTCGAAAACGAAAGCGTCGCGTTCCGCGAAATGTTCGACATCCACGAGGACTACGCCGGGCATCTGTGATGGCTGAGGGAGTGGGGCTGACGGCTCAGCCCTGCCCCCGCAACCCTTCCTCTTCGAATGCCGTTTCTTCGTCGTTCAACACCCAGCACGTCGTATGGCCCGGGGTTCCTTGCTCCACCGACATGATCACATAGGAGTAGCCCGGGAGGGTCTGCTGGGCGAAATGGAGGTCCGTCACGGACGGGCGCGCGGGGTGATCGGGGTGGGTATGGTAGAAACCGATGATGTCGATGCCCTCTGCGCGGCACTGCGCATCGATCGCCCGCATCTCATCGCCGGTCATGAAGAAGCGGTTCTGGCTTGACCCCTCGACTTCCAGGTCTTCGCGAAGGGCCTCCAGCGCCGCGCCGCCCGACTGCTCCGCAAGCCGGAACTGGTTGGCGCCTCGAAACAGGCGCGTAACGGTCTTCTCCCCGCGCGTATAAGTACCGGCCATCACGCCAACGACCTCGTGCGGATAGCCTGCCGCCCCGTGCGCACGCATCTCGGACATCAGGTTGTTTGGAACAGTAAGCATAGGACGAATGGAAATGGGTTCCTCATTTCCTCATTTTCCCCATTTCCCGATTTACCGTCTGCATCTCCTAGATGTGCCAGCCCCCCGGCGGGACTTCGCTCTCCCAGAAGCGCTCCGAAAGGTACCGGTCGCCGCCATCACACAGAACGCAAACAACGACGCCCTCGTTCAGAGTTGAGGCGATCTGCGTGGCGGCCAGAACGCCGGCGCCCGCGGATATGCCGACCAGGAGCCCTTCCTCACGCGCAAGCCGGCGGACCATGTCGTACGCGTCCTCGGTGTTGATTTCCATTTGTGCGTCGATGACGCTTGGGTCGTATATGGCCGGCACAAGCGCCGTCTCAAGGTGTTTGAGCCCTTCCAGCCCGTGGAAGGGTGAATCAGGCTGAACGGCGTGGATCCGAACGCCCGGATTGTAAACCTTCAAGCGGCGCCCCACGCCCATCACAGTACCGGTGGTGCCTAATCCGCTGACGAAATGTGTGACGCGCCCCCCGGTCTGCCGCCAGATCTCCGGACCGGTGCCGTCATAATGCGCGCGCCAGTTCGCCGGATTCGAATACTGGTCGGCATAGAAATAGCGTTCAGGGCTTTCGGCGCTGAGGCGCCTCGCCACCCGGATAGCGCCGTCCGATGACTCGGCGGGATCGGTCAGCAGGATCTCCGCTCCGTACGCTCGCAGGATGCGCTTGCGCTCCTGATTGGCATTCGAGGGCATGCACAGCGTGACAGGATACCCCAGGGCGGCGCCGAGCATCGCGAAAGCAATCCCGGTATTGCCGCTGGTGGCGTCGAGTATCGTCTTTCCCGGGTGGAGGAGGCCCAAGCGCTCACCTTCGCGGATCATATTGAGCGCGGGGCGATCCTTCACGCTGCCGCCGGGATTGAAATACTCCGCCTTGGCGAAGATCTCGACGCCGGGATACTCCCGATCGATGGCCCGCAACCGCAGGAGCGGGGTGTTGCCGAT is a genomic window of Armatimonadota bacterium containing:
- the topA gene encoding type I DNA topoisomerase codes for the protein MSKSLIIVESPAKIKTLKNILGPGYDVRASMGHVRDLPKSKLSIDVDNDFAPTYTIIPDKTKVIKDLREAAKDKETVFLASDPDREGEAIAWHLSEALHLKNAVRIQFNEITRSAVEEAIRHPRTVDKGRVDAQQARRVLDRLVGYKLSPLLWKKIKRNLSAGRVQSVALRLICDREREILAFVPVEYWSITASVTPQAKKHPFDAKLIGRVGTREKLELHNQAEADDVLAALKGSAWSVGSVKKSERKVNPYAPFITSTLQQEASRKLGMSNKKTMAIAQQLYEGVDLGAEGSVGLITYMRTDSTRVAKEAQEEALHFITETYGAKYAPLSPRVYRSRNTAQDAHEAIRPTSAFRRPEAIKARLTTEQFKMYDLIWKRFVSSQMHSGVDEVTTVDVHATHDGSAFLFRASGTVQIFDGFRRVYTVAKDEDEKTEDEFAQKLPALAAHDLLDLLGITPRQHFTEPLPRYNPATLVKTLEENGVGRPSTYATIVGTVQDRGYVELREKRFYPTELGFAVNDLLVKHFPKIVDVQFTSGMEGRLDRVEDGSENWVAIVREFYVPFEIAIGKAETEAERVKMTPKVLEGEVCPECGKELHIRQGRFGEFIGCSGFPDCKYTRPITVKIGVECPREGCTGEIVEKKSKSKAGKDYKFYGCSRYPECDFTTFYKPLPDKFCDTCGYNLGEDRMGRRLMGIKCTNKACPTNAKPAAKADPEADAEKA
- a CDS encoding DUF1054 family protein, which produces MKFAGWTREDFAAFHITDFDERMAVLRDRIQPKLDALGIDLVGLLQAETGTEWYHHVAKHMRRSVNLPLDTWVALNRAKKGYKATVHFGVGLSALGANACLVVKQECVERESFAAGIEREVGVICPLLAASGNLYIGDVPNAAEEEMLPAKSAGVDDWIKRAEWLRNRKMYEFEMGYRIPVEEACALGSELPQTTLKLIREMLPLYQAGISTR
- a CDS encoding prepilin-type N-terminal cleavage/methylation domain-containing protein; translation: MEKKRGFTLIELLVVIAIIAILAAILFPVFAKARERAKRMNCASNLKQIGIAVNMYATDNDEFVYAQVYNNYWGAGVGTCPVPATGYPQQFWGTVYLPYVKSAEIFACPDDGANGEPKGYLQNTKKWSVTGMSEAAKQSSYAYVGLNIWDKSLDGVSAISTVANKPGPYRRKISHQQNADINISGMKLKDALWLAADKDFIGTGGRLATTHGRGTDPNNALTGVSSNSLYLDSSVHWSSDWLH
- a CDS encoding metalloregulator ArsR/SmtB family transcription factor, which codes for MPMISRVCHGGAMGLRPSRNAGSKVLERTLEKMVGGSRAAVLRALEGGPRSVGDVVIETKLSQPNVSNHLARLRELGLVVAQRDGRRVFYRIVSPDLVRALLLSPVSQELTEADRTAILDEVRPAFEQNVLLGDHQAVRSSVDRALGEGLPWQDLYTRVFAPVLVKVAGMRAAGEISVAQEHTINHFVERLMGHVGSLRVPLRKAGNCEVVIACVEGEFNGIAAQMAADFLAAEGYNVAFLGVDVPADGIVDSAIQLESKVVLVSAAGEDRLPAVKAVAAGLAKAALAGPAPVLLVGGSVSQAAPGFAAQPGVEEAPADLYALCTRVSAILG
- a CDS encoding APC family permease translates to MVVALRRWLIGRPIASERAGEERLGKLLALPIFASDALSSVAYATGEIMAALLLAGSNKLFLTFPISLAIVALLAIVATSYRQTIIAYPGGGGAYIVARDNLGIVVAQVAGAALMIDYILTVAVSVSSGVAAIDSLFFVKYGTHVNVVMVCLATVALVTVINLRGVRESGVIFAFPTYAFIAIAVILIGTGLWQYFGHTLQEAHPQAAFAAARVEGHADERVKDMGLFLLLHAFASGCAAMTGVEAISNGVTAFKEPAARNAAKTMIWMASILASIFLGLTFLAVHCNVLPEAAIGFGKETTMSQMGRTILGTGPLYWWLQVATALILVLAANTSFAGFPRLAALIARDNFLPKQLSSVGDRLVYDRGIISLAVLSGTLIWWRRADVHLLIPLYAVGVFLSFTISQTGMVLRWRRLRSPGWRTKAFVNGLGAVATLIVLSVIAYVKFLSGAWLVVLLIPVLVLLFLRIHAHYTSVKQQLAVLPASRSLNKPPPKHVVLVLVPGVTRGAIEAIDYARSLAGDCRAIHIETNPENTPAFRDAWLENCPDVPLVILEAPFRTVVEPLTAYLDEVQRETPNTRVTVVVPEFVAPRWWQNLLHGHTGLVIKLAMLNRKNVVLTNVRYHLEDEKVSLQDMLDMDHDYVEHM